The following are encoded together in the Arcticibacterium luteifluviistationis genome:
- a CDS encoding LytR/AlgR family response regulator transcription factor, with the protein MNYYIKRNDLVETNNVVLLEALENYTLFHLKDGSKIISSLTLKRHQEKLELEPFVRVNRSMIINTNFVQKILCKNDTNFICLKNGKEVKVSRRRQATLGQLAS; encoded by the coding sequence ATGAACTACTATATAAAAAGAAACGACCTTGTTGAAACTAATAATGTGGTGCTGCTAGAAGCACTTGAAAACTACACACTATTCCATCTTAAAGACGGAAGTAAAATCATTTCCTCTCTTACACTTAAAAGGCATCAAGAAAAGCTAGAGCTAGAGCCATTCGTTCGTGTAAACCGTTCAATGATTATCAATACGAATTTTGTGCAAAAAATATTGTGCAAAAACGACACCAACTTTATCTGTCTCAAAAACGGAAAAGAAGTTAAAGTGTCTCGCCGCCGACAAGCCACGCTAGGTCAGTTGGCTTCCTGA
- a CDS encoding LuxR C-terminal-related transcriptional regulator — protein sequence MKICTTTHILVLSKQLLYIEALKSLLNSEDEILANGYPITMDNIRNTIMEENPNIILLDANGMGKEIWDFLYSIHSKNKKAKIIMLANSNESIYMDFASKNGADGYVLKSSPLELLLGAIKIVLNGGAYFDPGQKKYARNGNTANFEKEYKLSNREMEIITLIKDGESTKSIAERLDLSFHTIETHRKNIYRKLGIHKVTELINLYSEFER from the coding sequence ATGAAAATCTGCACCACTACCCATATTCTGGTACTTAGCAAACAGCTCCTGTATATTGAAGCCCTCAAAAGTCTATTAAATTCAGAAGACGAAATCTTGGCCAATGGCTATCCCATAACTATGGATAATATACGTAACACTATTATGGAAGAGAACCCAAACATTATTCTATTAGATGCTAATGGAATGGGCAAGGAAATTTGGGATTTCTTATATAGCATACATTCGAAAAACAAAAAAGCTAAAATTATTATGTTAGCTAATAGTAACGAGTCTATTTATATGGATTTCGCCAGTAAAAATGGAGCCGATGGTTATGTATTAAAATCTTCTCCTTTAGAACTTTTACTTGGAGCTATAAAAATAGTATTGAACGGAGGAGCCTACTTTGATCCAGGACAAAAGAAGTATGCTAGAAATGGCAATACCGCTAATTTTGAGAAGGAATACAAGCTAAGCAATCGTGAAATGGAAATCATTACTTTGATTAAGGATGGTGAATCCACAAAAAGCATCGCGGAGCGATTGGATCTAAGTTTTCATACGATAGAAACTCACAGAAAAAACATCTATAGAAAACTAGGTATTCATAAAGTCACTGAACTAATTAACCTCTATAGTGAATTTGAGCGTTGA